The following coding sequences lie in one Ctenopharyngodon idella isolate HZGC_01 chromosome 11, HZGC01, whole genome shotgun sequence genomic window:
- the LOC127522359 gene encoding forkhead box protein G1-like — protein MGDQSEPTMVQKSTSFSIKSLLLPSKFDSAGAEDSRPAPDLDKPPEALETDAAQRDAEEPEQPSKKGKKFDKPPFSYNALIMMAIRQSPEKRLTLNGIYEFIMKNFPYYREHKQGWQNSIRHNLSLNKCFVKVPRHYDDPGKGNYWMLDPSSDDVFIGGTTGKLRRRSATSRGKLVMKRGLRFAPLGLGLGERPSNPLYWQLSPFLPLHHSHYNGSAHGFLNQGHAYGSLLPGVEPLGNGDMSRPILGASSGSINGYGVSPPSAAGLLSGHNGYFVPGAQQPQSLASAPGYGISSSPSPLLSDSLRTSLPSFTSPLSSGLLSQHKRVAPNSFLS, from the coding sequence ATGGGAGATCAGAGTGAGCCGACCATGGTGCAGAAGTCGACATCGTTCAGCATCAAGAGCCTGTTACTCCCATCGAAGTTTGACAGCGCGGGCGCGGAGGACAGCCGCCCGGCACCGGACTTAGACAAGCCCCCAGAAGCGCTCGAGACGGACGCCGCGCAACGCGACGCGGAGGAGCCCGAGCAGCCGTCCAAAAAGGGAAAGAAATTCGACAAGCCTCCGTTCAGCTACAACGCGCTCATCATGATGGCCATACGGCAGAGTCCCGAGAAGCGGCTCACGCTCAACGGCATCTACGAGTTCATCATGAAGAACTTCCCGTACTACCGGGAGCACAAGCAGGGCTGGCAGAACTCCATCCGGCACAATCTGAGCCTCAATAAGTGCTTCGTGAAGGTGCCGCGGCACTACGACGATCCGGGTAAAGGGAACTACTGGATGCTCGACCCCTCCAGCGATGACGTGTTCATCGGCGGGACCACCGGGAAGCTCCGGCGGCGCTCGGCGACCTCGCGGGGCAAGCTGGTGATGAAAAGGGGCCTCCGCTTCGCGCCCCTCGGACTCGGACTGGGCGAACGCCCGAGCAACCCGCTCTACTGGCAGCTGTCTCCGTTCTTACCCCTGCACCACTCGCACTATAACGGCTCCGCGCACGGATTTCTAAACCAAGGACACGCGTACGGATCTTTACTCCCGGGCGTCGAGCCGCTCGGGAACGGGGATATGTCTCGCCCGATTCTGGGAGCCTCTAGCGGGAGTATCAACGGGTACGGAGTGTCTCCGCCGTCCGCTGCTGGATTACTCTCAGGGCACAATGGATACTTCGTGCCGGGCGCGCAGCAGCCGCAGTCTCTGGCGAGCGCGCCGGGTTATGGCATCTCCAGCTCTCCGTCCCCGCTTCTCTCGGATTCCCTAAGAACTAGTTTGCCCTCCTTCACATCGCCACTTTCCAGCGGACTCCTGTCTCAACACAAACGCGTCGCGCCCAATTCTTTCCTGAGCTGA